A section of the Rubritalea squalenifaciens DSM 18772 genome encodes:
- a CDS encoding sulfatase family protein: MKIFPTLFSLACACSLPLAQAREVMDKPNVIIIYLDDSGYGDFSYNGNPVIETPNISRLAHNGLNCTQFYVSSPACSASRYSLLTGRYPGRSGFGTWVIGPGSKPHLRSAEITIAEGLKANGYKTGMFGKWHLGNPNKGNQMSTEALPLAHGFDTWVGTNVSHDYDNAKLLKSDPSGNKPVKGYSEVAKNLPSDDEASTSLTGLYTDAAVSFIKQNKDKPFFAYVAHNQPHLGLYVSEKFKGKSKRGLLGDVMAEVDDSVGRILQTLKDEGIDKNTLVVFSSDNGPWILFRDLKFKNHPKYGEARTHVGYAQPFRDGKGSTWEGGHRVPGIFYWPGVIKPQRLLAPVSTLDVLPTVLTITGAKLPDDRKLDGRNISPYLLGSDSQKVDDFEFIYSYFDNKPSAIRVGPWKLHIRIGSQTGNNYNFKASEKQPLLFNVEEDLGERIDRASEQPEIVERLLKKLRDKRSEIEKTGVIK, translated from the coding sequence ATGAAAATTTTTCCCACTCTATTCAGTCTAGCCTGCGCTTGCTCGCTCCCTCTGGCACAAGCCAGAGAAGTCATGGACAAGCCGAATGTCATCATCATCTATTTGGATGATTCCGGATACGGTGATTTTTCCTACAATGGCAACCCCGTCATCGAGACCCCGAACATCTCCAGACTGGCACATAATGGATTGAACTGCACCCAATTCTACGTAAGTTCCCCCGCCTGCAGTGCCTCCCGCTACTCACTACTCACAGGGCGCTACCCTGGCCGCTCAGGCTTTGGAACCTGGGTAATTGGACCTGGATCGAAGCCTCACCTCCGAAGTGCTGAGATCACCATCGCTGAGGGACTCAAAGCCAATGGCTACAAGACTGGCATGTTTGGCAAGTGGCATCTAGGCAATCCAAACAAGGGCAATCAAATGAGTACTGAAGCCCTCCCTCTCGCTCATGGCTTTGACACCTGGGTTGGCACCAATGTCTCCCACGACTACGATAACGCCAAGCTCTTAAAATCTGATCCATCGGGAAACAAGCCCGTCAAGGGCTACAGTGAAGTCGCTAAAAACCTTCCGTCCGATGATGAAGCATCCACTTCCCTCACCGGACTCTACACCGATGCCGCAGTATCCTTCATCAAACAGAACAAAGACAAACCATTCTTCGCCTATGTAGCCCATAACCAGCCGCACCTGGGCTTATACGTCAGCGAAAAATTCAAAGGTAAATCCAAGCGCGGTCTTCTAGGCGACGTCATGGCTGAGGTCGACGACTCCGTTGGGCGCATTCTTCAAACTCTCAAGGATGAAGGAATCGACAAAAACACCTTAGTCGTATTCTCCTCAGATAATGGCCCATGGATTCTCTTCCGTGATTTGAAGTTCAAGAATCACCCCAAATACGGCGAAGCCAGAACTCATGTAGGTTATGCCCAGCCATTCAGAGACGGTAAAGGCTCTACCTGGGAAGGCGGTCACAGAGTTCCAGGAATCTTCTATTGGCCCGGAGTCATCAAGCCTCAACGCCTTCTAGCCCCGGTCAGCACACTTGATGTCCTGCCAACCGTACTTACTATCACAGGAGCAAAACTGCCAGATGACCGGAAACTAGATGGGAGAAACATCAGCCCGTATCTATTGGGCTCTGACTCCCAGAAGGTCGACGACTTTGAGTTTATCTACAGCTATTTTGACAACAAACCGTCCGCTATTCGTGTAGGGCCCTGGAAGCTACATATCCGGATCGGTTCTCAGACTGGTAATAATTACAATTTCAAAGCCTCGGAGAAACAGCCGCTTCTTTTCAACGTAGAAGAAGATCTTGGCGAGCGTATTGATCGGGCTAGCGAACAGCCTGAGATTGTAGAGAGGCTACTCAAAAAGCTCAGAGACAAGAGATCTGAGATTGAGAAGACGGGTGTCATCAAATAA
- a CDS encoding AAA family ATPase — MDRVTDVLSIGHRIEDAIKTVIKGQDGLIRKVLCCLGAGGHMLLEDYPGTGKTTLAKAVARSMGEDGFQRIQFTPDLLPSDILGVSVLDPRSGDFKFHKGPVFANVLLADEINRASPRTQSALLEVMSEKQATIEGRRYQFDGVFFVIATQNPVEFRGTYPIPEAQMDRFAMQCTMGYVDMDHEVEILSDQQGSSHPLNALNQVVSVDDVVAWQQSVSAVRISDELKHYIVRLVGATRQHKDVRLPASPRASLSLMKVSQAMSVMNGSDFVSPEVIQEVAADVIGHRLVIDSEAKFAGISGRSIVDALLGEVAVPC; from the coding sequence ATGGATAGGGTCACAGATGTATTGTCGATAGGTCACCGAATTGAGGATGCAATCAAGACTGTCATCAAAGGTCAGGATGGACTCATCCGTAAAGTCCTCTGTTGTCTTGGGGCCGGTGGTCATATGCTTCTTGAAGACTATCCTGGTACAGGCAAGACGACATTAGCCAAAGCGGTTGCAAGATCCATGGGGGAGGATGGTTTCCAGCGCATCCAGTTTACGCCGGACCTCCTGCCATCGGACATTCTTGGTGTGTCCGTGCTCGATCCTCGCTCTGGGGATTTTAAATTTCATAAGGGTCCAGTATTCGCAAATGTTCTGTTAGCAGACGAAATCAATAGAGCCTCACCTCGCACCCAGAGTGCTCTGCTGGAGGTGATGTCTGAAAAGCAGGCCACAATCGAAGGAAGACGTTATCAGTTTGACGGTGTATTTTTTGTCATCGCAACTCAGAATCCTGTGGAATTTAGGGGAACATATCCTATTCCTGAGGCGCAGATGGATCGCTTTGCTATGCAGTGTACTATGGGCTATGTTGATATGGATCACGAGGTTGAGATTTTGAGTGATCAGCAAGGAAGCTCACACCCTTTGAATGCACTGAACCAAGTCGTATCTGTGGATGATGTTGTGGCTTGGCAGCAGTCAGTCTCAGCAGTACGTATCAGTGATGAGCTAAAGCACTATATTGTACGATTAGTGGGAGCTACGCGTCAGCATAAGGACGTACGTCTGCCAGCTAGTCCTCGTGCCTCACTGTCTCTGATGAAAGTGTCTCAAGCGATGAGTGTCATGAATGGATCAGACTTTGTCTCTCCGGAGGTTATTCAAGAGGTTGCAGCGGATGTAATCGGTCATCGTCTGGTGATTGATTCAGAGGCCAAGTTTGCTGGAATTAGTGGCCGCAGCATTGTGGATGCTCTGTTAGGCGAAGTGGCTGTCCCTTGTTGA
- a CDS encoding DUF58 domain-containing protein, with translation MKKLLQARLYHLYKLGGSVQNSARKRVTPIGYLVLLAFPCASSFAVVYARASLIQMMSVFGAVLVIAFFLTWLRNSRIRISRDLPRLASVGEDLVYTVHYENLRSGKLANFLLEELPPDPSPSKELFLGSTEPGEEQRNAFDRTFIAYRWMWLVKQRIFFDSKATVCESVRKGESKHCLMQITPKRRGVIKLSNMRALLPDPLGVFQRIQQVEQSTDHLIVLPKRYRVGDLHLSGSSRNQIGGEALSSISGHAGEFVGLREYRPGDPLRHIHWPSWGKSGKPIVKEYEDVFFPRYGLFLDTVVSAEKANLFEEGVSLAASFACAVDTRECLLDLIFMQQGAKVLTVGRGVAKVENMLETLAGVEIDLKPNWQELEKMILQHTENLTACIAIFCDWSEDRLKMVQKWEAAGLSLLLFYVCDDEKLAREQLKGMAKRFKIAPVDKIQQVLYSL, from the coding sequence TTGAAAAAACTTCTGCAAGCTCGTTTATATCACCTCTATAAGCTGGGAGGTAGCGTGCAGAACAGTGCTCGTAAGCGGGTGACGCCCATAGGTTATCTGGTGCTGCTGGCTTTCCCTTGTGCCAGTTCCTTTGCTGTGGTCTATGCCAGAGCATCATTGATACAGATGATGAGTGTATTTGGGGCAGTCTTGGTGATTGCTTTTTTTCTTACTTGGTTGAGAAATTCTCGAATCCGAATAAGTCGCGACTTGCCTCGTTTGGCCAGCGTTGGCGAGGATTTGGTTTATACTGTCCATTACGAGAACCTCAGGTCAGGTAAGCTTGCTAATTTTCTTCTGGAAGAACTGCCTCCCGATCCAAGTCCTAGTAAGGAGCTGTTTTTGGGATCAACTGAACCGGGTGAGGAACAGCGGAATGCATTTGACCGTACCTTTATTGCTTACCGCTGGATGTGGCTGGTTAAGCAGCGTATTTTTTTTGATAGTAAGGCTACGGTTTGTGAGTCTGTTAGAAAAGGGGAGTCAAAGCATTGCCTGATGCAGATCACTCCTAAGCGGAGAGGGGTGATCAAGCTTTCGAATATGAGGGCTTTGCTTCCAGATCCTTTAGGAGTATTCCAGCGGATACAGCAGGTCGAGCAAAGCACAGACCATCTCATTGTTCTGCCGAAGCGTTATCGTGTAGGTGACCTTCATTTGAGTGGGAGTTCCCGTAATCAAATTGGAGGTGAAGCGCTCTCGTCGATCAGTGGGCATGCAGGTGAATTTGTGGGGCTTCGTGAATATCGGCCTGGAGATCCGCTCCGGCATATTCATTGGCCAAGCTGGGGGAAATCCGGGAAGCCCATTGTCAAAGAGTATGAGGATGTCTTCTTTCCTCGCTATGGGTTGTTTCTGGATACCGTAGTTTCTGCTGAAAAAGCGAACCTGTTTGAGGAGGGGGTATCCTTGGCTGCGTCCTTTGCCTGTGCAGTAGATACGCGGGAGTGCTTGCTGGATCTGATATTCATGCAGCAAGGGGCGAAGGTGCTTACAGTTGGCCGTGGAGTGGCGAAGGTGGAGAATATGTTGGAGACACTGGCCGGCGTGGAAATTGACCTAAAGCCTAACTGGCAGGAACTCGAGAAGATGATTCTTCAGCATACCGAGAATCTCACGGCCTGTATCGCTATATTTTGTGATTGGTCAGAAGACCGCCTCAAGATGGTCCAGAAGTGGGAGGCAGCAGGCTTAAGCCTCTTGCTCTTTTATGTGTGTGATGATGAGAAGCTAGCTCGTGAACAGTTGAAGGGGATGGCCAAGCGTTTCAAAATAGCACCTGTGGATAAGATCCAGCAGGTGCTATACAGTCTTTAA
- a CDS encoding Amuc_1098 family type IV pilus outer membrane protein, translated as MEKPLSSINPGMRWSARNAIAACAVGCMFYSASITGGYSQESDNSLVQREVAKRSKNLAQAKQHLLSGDGHYKKQEYAEAVSEYSKAFDVVPSAGLANDVRFVVADRYAQAATEYARGLAKNGQYDQARALLDKVLQDDVAPGHVGAMTLLAQVDDPIRYNTALTPEHVQQIEKVAHGLRRAEGYFMLGQYDLALVTYEEVLQLDKYNKAARRGMEKVAKTISDYSVSASDHTRAEFLKKVDEAWETKVNPKIDLSGINTPGGLSTDVVNAQRIRGSKFKQMVIPVVDFQDIDIQEALDVLRHWSRQYDTTELDPDKKGFNFILRAGDPGSDVHKGIFSKKISLQLRNVPMDKVLDYVTRATDTQWRVEDYAVVLTPGGMLDSQLVQRSFTVPPSFMQDAVSGEGAAEDDPFSAETSSSVLRPQLSAQEYLKRLGVSFPEGATASYVRGTNQLSVRNTETNLNLIEDYIRSIRQSESVQVIVNFTILDITQENLQELGYDWLLGQQNLKSNNYFLGGGTTGNGSQFSPVGNFDGLDPVTAGNRSGETMFNNNAIDELIGGYKVPGTVPSRAPGALQVTGFINNSTFQMIMRGLDQKKDESRMFNPSVIVRPGERARLFSGNQLVYPTEYEPPELPNQVGGGNGAFPVTPSTPTAFETVDLGFDFEVEPTVGEDRNYIELRLNPVYTQLDGFIDYGSPISSIITDPITGLPMSYNLTGNNILMPVFSKIRLNTSVTLRDGVTMVVGGLHQSRIDKVEDKVPVLGDIPFIGRFFQSSGYRPTKRALVMFVHAKLVDPTGKAWADR; from the coding sequence ATGGAAAAACCTTTATCATCTATTAATCCGGGTATGCGCTGGAGTGCCCGTAATGCAATCGCTGCTTGTGCAGTGGGGTGCATGTTTTACAGCGCGTCCATTACTGGTGGGTACTCACAAGAGTCTGATAATTCTTTGGTGCAGAGGGAGGTTGCAAAGAGGTCGAAGAATTTAGCCCAAGCAAAGCAGCACCTTTTGTCAGGGGACGGTCATTACAAGAAGCAAGAGTATGCTGAGGCTGTCTCTGAGTATTCTAAGGCCTTCGATGTTGTGCCTAGCGCAGGGCTCGCAAACGATGTGCGCTTTGTTGTGGCGGATAGATATGCTCAGGCGGCAACTGAGTACGCCAGGGGTCTCGCCAAGAATGGCCAATACGACCAAGCGCGTGCACTGCTCGACAAGGTTTTACAAGATGATGTAGCTCCTGGTCACGTTGGAGCGATGACACTTCTCGCACAAGTCGATGACCCAATCCGCTATAACACCGCCCTCACCCCAGAGCATGTTCAGCAAATTGAGAAGGTGGCTCATGGCTTAAGAAGGGCAGAAGGGTATTTCATGTTAGGTCAATATGACCTTGCTTTGGTTACCTACGAGGAAGTTCTGCAACTGGATAAATACAATAAGGCTGCAAGACGCGGCATGGAGAAAGTAGCGAAGACTATCTCCGACTATTCCGTATCCGCCTCAGATCATACGCGTGCTGAATTCCTTAAAAAAGTAGATGAAGCTTGGGAGACTAAAGTGAACCCCAAGATTGATTTAAGTGGGATCAATACTCCGGGAGGACTCAGCACTGATGTGGTCAATGCGCAGAGAATCCGGGGGAGTAAGTTTAAGCAGATGGTAATTCCTGTTGTCGATTTTCAGGATATCGACATTCAGGAGGCCTTGGATGTTCTTCGTCATTGGTCCAGGCAGTATGATACTACTGAGCTAGATCCAGATAAAAAAGGGTTTAACTTTATCCTGCGTGCAGGTGATCCAGGCTCTGATGTGCACAAGGGTATCTTCAGTAAGAAAATTTCCCTGCAATTGCGTAATGTTCCTATGGACAAGGTCTTGGACTATGTCACCAGGGCTACAGACACTCAGTGGCGAGTTGAGGACTACGCCGTAGTGTTGACGCCAGGTGGTATGCTGGATTCACAGCTTGTACAGCGGAGCTTCACAGTGCCGCCTAGCTTTATGCAGGATGCTGTATCTGGTGAAGGTGCTGCAGAGGACGACCCTTTCTCTGCGGAGACGAGTTCAAGTGTTCTTAGGCCTCAACTCTCAGCTCAAGAGTATTTGAAGCGTCTTGGTGTATCATTTCCGGAAGGAGCTACAGCCAGTTATGTTCGTGGCACAAACCAACTTAGTGTGCGTAACACGGAGACTAATCTAAACCTTATTGAGGATTACATCAGAAGCATCCGCCAAAGCGAGAGCGTACAGGTGATTGTTAATTTTACGATTCTTGATATCACCCAAGAAAACCTTCAGGAGCTCGGTTATGACTGGCTACTTGGGCAGCAAAATCTGAAAAGTAACAATTATTTCCTCGGAGGGGGAACTACTGGCAATGGTAGTCAATTTTCTCCTGTTGGTAATTTCGATGGACTTGACCCTGTCACAGCAGGGAATCGCAGTGGAGAGACGATGTTTAATAACAATGCCATTGATGAGCTGATTGGTGGATACAAGGTTCCTGGTACAGTGCCATCGAGGGCGCCGGGAGCACTACAAGTCACAGGCTTCATCAATAACTCGACTTTCCAGATGATCATGCGTGGCTTGGACCAGAAGAAGGATGAGTCCCGCATGTTCAACCCATCGGTGATTGTTCGCCCAGGAGAGCGTGCACGCCTCTTCTCTGGTAACCAGTTAGTCTATCCTACTGAATACGAGCCACCAGAGCTTCCCAACCAAGTAGGGGGCGGGAACGGTGCCTTCCCGGTAACTCCAAGTACGCCTACAGCGTTTGAAACAGTCGACCTAGGTTTTGATTTCGAGGTAGAGCCCACGGTAGGTGAAGATCGGAACTACATAGAACTTAGACTTAATCCAGTCTATACGCAGTTAGATGGCTTTATTGATTACGGAAGTCCAATCAGTAGCATTATTACTGATCCGATTACAGGATTGCCTATGAGCTACAATCTTACGGGTAACAATATCCTCATGCCGGTCTTTAGCAAAATCAGGCTCAATACCTCGGTTACCCTGAGAGACGGAGTAACGATGGTCGTGGGTGGTTTGCATCAATCGCGCATTGATAAGGTGGAGGACAAGGTGCCTGTGTTGGGCGACATTCCATTCATCGGCCGATTCTTCCAATCCTCAGGATACAGGCCTACTAAGCGGGCTCTGGTGATGTTTGTGCATGCCAAACTTGTCGATCCTACGGGGAAGGCATGGGCTGACCGCTAA
- a CDS encoding type IV pilus twitching motility protein PilT has translation MSDIPVYNHVDTYLQIGVEYECSDIHLATMFPPAWRRYGKLQPVWEDAPPLTAEQTETLMRSFLTREQMERLEAVGDVDFAYQNDFGRFRASVVRQRLGYDIVFRIINTRIRSMEELQLPMEHLVPLTRYHNGLILVTGSVGSGKSTTLAALVDFINKDRQDHILTLEDPIEYVFESKGCHINQREVHTHTESYPRALRGALREDPDIIMVGEMRDLETISLALTAAETGHLVLATLHTGNAPRTLDRILDVFPTDQREQIRIMVAESLRGIISQQLVPRADGTGRELALELLVNTAATAATIRDGKTFMLPGIMQTGKNVGMVTMDESLKNLYAKGLITQEEALFRCEDKALMQSYFQS, from the coding sequence ATGTCAGATATTCCTGTATATAACCACGTAGACACCTATCTCCAGATCGGCGTCGAATACGAATGCTCGGACATTCACCTTGCCACAATGTTCCCACCAGCATGGAGGCGTTATGGCAAACTCCAACCAGTCTGGGAAGATGCTCCACCACTGACGGCAGAACAGACCGAAACACTCATGCGCTCATTCCTTACAAGAGAGCAAATGGAGCGTCTCGAGGCAGTCGGTGATGTTGACTTTGCCTATCAGAATGACTTTGGCCGCTTCCGTGCATCCGTAGTTAGACAGCGCCTCGGATACGACATCGTTTTTCGTATCATCAACACGCGTATCCGCAGTATGGAGGAGCTCCAGCTACCCATGGAACACCTTGTCCCATTGACGCGTTATCACAACGGATTGATTCTCGTAACAGGATCTGTGGGTTCCGGTAAATCTACCACATTGGCGGCATTGGTCGATTTCATTAACAAGGACAGGCAAGATCACATTCTCACCCTTGAAGATCCGATTGAGTATGTTTTCGAATCCAAAGGTTGCCATATCAACCAGCGTGAAGTTCACACGCACACCGAGTCTTATCCAAGAGCCTTGAGAGGCGCACTTCGAGAAGATCCTGATATTATCATGGTTGGTGAAATGCGCGATCTGGAGACCATCTCCCTTGCCCTTACCGCTGCGGAAACTGGACACTTGGTTCTAGCGACACTACACACTGGTAATGCACCTCGCACACTGGACCGTATTTTGGATGTTTTCCCGACCGACCAAAGGGAGCAAATCCGCATCATGGTGGCTGAATCACTGAGAGGCATCATTTCCCAGCAGCTTGTACCTCGTGCTGATGGAACTGGCCGTGAGCTCGCCCTGGAGCTTCTGGTGAACACTGCAGCTACTGCAGCGACTATTCGTGACGGCAAGACCTTCATGCTGCCAGGCATCATGCAAACAGGTAAAAATGTTGGCATGGTGACTATGGATGAGTCACTTAAGAATCTGTACGCGAAAGGTCTCATCACACAGGAAGAAGCTCTCTTCAGATGTGAAGACAAAGCGCTCATGCAGTCTTACTTCCAATCTTAA
- a CDS encoding nuclear transport factor 2 family protein — MLDAAEAAPSNSDVNTLIDRLKFQENLDWNDFLITDHLPEIQRDELNKKIQSQIRNKIRKEYHFEVLDKKVLRDVCAFIICATDERNPIFSEISGLTFCKVKDQWKLTPLMGSFRHTGFNLYQLEAEARQRELEKWVFKQQAVYKSKVQGQQENKLLNKISEFSSESAFQAKEPSALVLYFLSMVKQANFHAIAACLGVDLAESFGDDELQAIYSLVEGLSGGRQVGDWAKLQEQPYIATVLEDDDNEMVSVAMFFPELEPKEQILEFSVKKMGSRWVLELPDNMSLDDEGKFSDADFRGWKLKRENRSRLDEVSPLIISSLKPVSADSSGVLLERLLKALSEGDFATWCSCIKFMDEADKAVRRDELIAAAESWSEIKKKSLMAFKLVSVREAENVAVAKVLAVSKQRPNDYVIDYLVLCKANQQWHMVMEKSFEGDDAEGLRAARDKLIKEIKDEGDVDVAPLLLGECHVISLANFADCTGVDQSAVKESYLRYDDSLMKEDYANALKVAAAIKGTELQTLAALGADLRGRQDKDSKYEFIVAHKAAQMCAATIRLTNRRSSDVEYLLYFYCKDGEQVLVLPYLQYRYEQSRGARLFNAKVLEFVEGLKDQGIKDSFMSLINKHNELVNEMRNE; from the coding sequence GTGCTAGATGCGGCTGAAGCAGCCCCCAGCAATTCAGACGTCAACACGCTCATAGATAGACTCAAGTTCCAGGAGAATCTAGACTGGAATGATTTTTTGATAACGGATCATCTTCCAGAGATACAGCGGGATGAACTTAATAAGAAGATCCAGTCTCAGATAAGGAACAAGATTCGGAAGGAATATCACTTTGAGGTTCTCGATAAGAAGGTTCTTCGTGATGTGTGTGCATTTATTATCTGTGCCACTGACGAGAGGAATCCAATTTTTTCTGAGATCAGCGGACTCACTTTCTGTAAAGTCAAAGATCAATGGAAGCTGACCCCATTGATGGGGAGTTTTCGTCACACAGGCTTCAATCTCTATCAGTTAGAGGCTGAAGCAAGGCAGCGTGAACTTGAGAAATGGGTGTTCAAGCAACAGGCGGTTTACAAATCGAAAGTCCAAGGACAACAGGAGAATAAACTCTTGAATAAAATTAGTGAGTTTAGCTCGGAGTCCGCTTTTCAAGCGAAGGAGCCTTCTGCTCTGGTGTTGTATTTCTTGAGTATGGTTAAGCAGGCCAATTTTCATGCTATAGCAGCTTGTCTGGGGGTTGATCTCGCAGAGTCATTTGGTGATGATGAGCTACAAGCAATATATTCGCTTGTGGAGGGTTTGAGTGGTGGAAGACAAGTGGGCGATTGGGCCAAACTACAGGAGCAACCATATATAGCAACCGTTCTGGAAGATGACGATAATGAGATGGTTTCTGTAGCCATGTTTTTTCCTGAGCTTGAGCCTAAGGAGCAAATTCTTGAATTCTCTGTAAAGAAGATGGGTAGTAGATGGGTGCTCGAGTTACCCGATAATATGAGCTTGGATGATGAGGGTAAATTTTCTGATGCAGATTTTCGCGGTTGGAAACTCAAGCGTGAAAACCGAAGTCGCCTAGATGAAGTATCACCTTTGATTATCAGTTCATTAAAACCTGTGTCAGCTGATTCTTCCGGCGTGCTTTTGGAGCGGCTTCTTAAAGCATTAAGTGAAGGTGATTTTGCGACATGGTGCTCCTGTATCAAATTCATGGATGAGGCAGACAAGGCAGTGAGACGTGATGAGTTAATTGCTGCGGCTGAGTCATGGTCAGAAATCAAGAAAAAGAGCCTGATGGCTTTCAAGTTGGTCTCTGTTCGTGAAGCTGAGAATGTTGCCGTTGCCAAAGTTCTTGCTGTATCTAAACAAAGGCCGAATGACTACGTGATTGATTATCTAGTGCTGTGTAAAGCTAATCAGCAGTGGCATATGGTAATGGAGAAGAGTTTTGAAGGTGATGATGCGGAAGGGTTACGTGCCGCTCGTGATAAGCTCATTAAAGAGATTAAAGATGAGGGTGATGTGGATGTGGCCCCGCTTCTCCTTGGAGAGTGTCATGTGATAAGCCTTGCTAATTTCGCTGATTGTACGGGAGTCGATCAATCTGCAGTAAAAGAGAGTTATCTCAGATACGATGATTCACTGATGAAGGAGGATTATGCCAATGCTCTCAAAGTTGCGGCGGCAATTAAAGGCACGGAACTCCAAACTCTAGCTGCGCTCGGGGCTGACCTCAGAGGCAGGCAAGACAAGGACTCGAAGTATGAGTTTATTGTCGCCCATAAAGCAGCCCAAATGTGTGCCGCTACGATCCGTCTCACGAATCGTCGGTCTAGTGATGTAGAGTATCTTTTATACTTTTACTGTAAGGATGGAGAGCAAGTATTGGTGCTGCCCTACCTTCAATATCGATATGAGCAAAGTCGTGGCGCCAGATTGTTTAATGCCAAAGTTCTGGAGTTCGTAGAAGGTCTCAAAGATCAAGGAATAAAAGATTCATTTATGAGCTTAATTAATAAGCACAACGAGCTGGTTAACGAAATGCGGAATGAGTAG
- a CDS encoding type IV pilus twitching motility protein PilT — MAIIDKYFKYLVEHGGSDLHLSEGSPPKLRIHGGVSAIPDEPVLEGESFRQMLAEICEPGPFEDYLNGGDLDFAYEMDEQSRFRCNYLKQKNGLGAVFRLIPTKIASLEQLGIPEVVKRFATIRSGLVLVTGPTGSGKSTTLAALLDYINTNYNRHIITVEEPIEFVHGNKKSIITQREVPMQCPTFSDGLRASLREDADIVLVGEMRDLETISLALTAAETGLLVFGTLHTNNARKTVDRIIDVFPADQQSQVRTMLAASLEGVLAQLLMKRVDKPGRVAVNEIMFSTPAVSSIIREGKTQKLYDVITQGKADGMQFMDEAIWDKLREGIVSPEEAYMKAIDKTRFKRFLPAESAHLGDASGENPMEH; from the coding sequence ATGGCAATTATCGACAAATATTTTAAGTACCTTGTAGAACATGGTGGCTCTGACTTGCACCTTTCAGAAGGCTCTCCACCAAAACTCCGTATTCATGGCGGCGTCTCCGCCATTCCCGACGAACCCGTCCTCGAGGGCGAATCTTTCCGCCAAATGCTCGCTGAAATTTGCGAGCCTGGACCATTTGAAGACTACCTGAATGGCGGCGACCTCGACTTTGCCTACGAAATGGACGAGCAGTCCCGATTCCGCTGTAACTACCTAAAGCAGAAGAATGGGCTAGGAGCAGTTTTCCGTCTCATCCCAACCAAGATTGCCTCTCTTGAGCAACTCGGCATCCCAGAGGTTGTGAAACGCTTTGCCACCATCCGTTCAGGCCTCGTCCTTGTCACAGGCCCGACAGGCTCAGGTAAATCTACAACCCTGGCAGCACTCCTCGATTACATTAATACCAACTACAACAGGCACATCATTACCGTAGAGGAACCAATTGAGTTCGTTCATGGAAACAAGAAATCCATCATCACTCAGCGCGAGGTCCCTATGCAGTGCCCCACCTTCTCTGACGGGCTTCGTGCATCACTTCGTGAAGATGCTGATATTGTGCTCGTTGGTGAGATGCGTGACCTTGAAACCATTTCATTGGCGCTTACTGCTGCTGAGACTGGACTTCTAGTCTTTGGCACATTGCACACCAACAATGCCCGTAAGACAGTTGACCGTATTATTGACGTCTTCCCTGCTGACCAGCAGTCACAGGTGCGCACCATGCTGGCCGCATCCCTAGAGGGCGTTCTTGCCCAGCTGCTCATGAAACGAGTCGACAAGCCTGGTCGAGTGGCGGTTAACGAAATCATGTTCTCCACTCCTGCTGTATCTTCCATCATTCGTGAAGGTAAGACCCAGAAGCTTTATGACGTGATTACTCAGGGTAAAGCTGATGGCATGCAGTTCATGGATGAAGCTATCTGGGACAAACTCCGTGAAGGCATCGTCAGCCCAGAGGAGGCCTACATGAAGGCAATCGACAAGACCCGCTTCAAGCGCTTCTTGCCAGCCGAAAGCGCTCACCTGGGTGATGCTTCTGGTGAAAACCCTATGGAGCACTAG